A region from the Bacillus sp. Marseille-P3661 genome encodes:
- a CDS encoding PP2C family protein-serine/threonine phosphatase: protein MNKTLEREIKLARNIQMKLLNGNQPTIEHSEVSGISIPARLIGGDYYDFYLLPNGKLRIVIGDVMGKGIPAAMLMILTRGAFRSASESTKGPGETLEAMNRAMYSDLRTLGSFVTVLCADWDPEESILTYASAGHNLPLVVHSHEKLIELPKIKGIMIGGLPQSSYQENSIKLDEKDLVFFYTDGITEAQNTVGEMYRIDRLRDILRKNYSLDVKEIEESITNSIEQFTEYAPQKDDITMVLLKVNQDKTKIISYNSPVLHP from the coding sequence ATGAATAAAACATTGGAACGAGAAATTAAATTAGCTCGTAATATTCAGATGAAACTGTTGAATGGTAATCAGCCAACAATAGAACACAGTGAGGTTAGTGGGATTTCGATACCTGCACGATTAATCGGTGGTGATTACTATGATTTCTATCTTCTTCCGAACGGTAAGCTGCGCATTGTTATCGGTGATGTAATGGGAAAAGGGATTCCAGCTGCAATGTTAATGATTTTAACGAGGGGTGCTTTCCGCAGTGCATCGGAAAGTACAAAAGGACCGGGTGAAACATTAGAAGCTATGAATAGAGCAATGTATTCAGATCTTCGTACACTTGGTTCTTTCGTCACAGTTCTGTGTGCAGATTGGGATCCAGAAGAAAGTATTCTTACCTATGCGAGTGCAGGACATAATTTACCTTTAGTAGTACACTCACATGAGAAACTTATAGAGCTTCCAAAAATAAAAGGAATCATGATAGGTGGGTTACCGCAATCCTCCTATCAAGAAAACTCAATCAAATTAGATGAAAAAGATTTAGTATTTTTTTATACAGACGGCATAACTGAAGCGCAAAATACTGTTGGAGAAATGTATCGTATTGACCGTTTAAGAGATATCCTTCGGAAGAACTATTCTTTAGATGTGAAAGAAATTGAAGAGTCTATAACGAATTCGATCGAACAATTTACAGAATATGCGCCACAAAAAGATGATATAACAATGGTTTTATTAAAAGTTAATCAAGATAAGACGAAGATTATCAGTTATAATTCCCCGGTACTTCATCCATAG
- a CDS encoding FapA family protein yields MQNIISKGKSVEEAIQLGLNLLETTAREVDIEVIQQATSGFIGIGRKEAIVKLSLVKTIEEHDYPLTLHENDENKTPMLLEEMDFFSFDEPIEIKEHVEGHSKTDQNIKETELAGKVWIKDNQLFVKDSLDHFPIVRISNGVKLYKNNKLVKETSTVITEKEQVEIQLDEPSKKETKWKVTIENNGLAAVLEVVPGYEVTRKLKDVEPSDHIELTVEELKEIINTLEYKDIIEELNNLQINYGIDHSEIIKATTATERSKFVIAKGRNIQPGSNGWNELKVEINPRNGLVEDKSGNVDFRETKLIPIVEKGKVLAIIHPPSQGIPGISVTNAVLPVKECYPIKLVIGKGVVELDGRLIASESGRPIIEQRGQLVKAMIVPKLVHRENVNLASGNIRFIGDIEIIGEVEDNMQIEAGGDIFVHKSVSKSILTTSNSIVVKGNVIGSELSAGKNNMLIAELGHLLGVIYGQLEMMIVSINQLIHSPAFKSNDFKINGLQPIITILLETRFKNFLSYIKKYQKVIEDGKKYLEDENWLQVANANKQIFLTLSSQVINLDQLINLAQKMKELHEFSKIPVEPDAYITITDAINSSLYCSGDISIIGKGCINTRVHAGGQLRVTGAVRGGVVYGRHGVTLYETGSMSGTKTVVSVPHDQRIHITKALEGTVLLIGNVRYVLTNDKTNIIASLNQHEQIIVNEY; encoded by the coding sequence ATGCAAAATATAATCTCTAAGGGGAAAAGTGTAGAAGAAGCGATACAATTAGGATTAAACTTATTGGAAACTACAGCAAGAGAAGTTGATATAGAGGTTATTCAACAGGCAACAAGTGGCTTTATAGGAATTGGCAGAAAGGAAGCCATCGTAAAACTTTCTTTAGTTAAAACCATTGAAGAGCACGATTACCCATTAACTTTGCATGAAAATGATGAAAACAAGACACCGATGCTACTTGAGGAAATGGACTTTTTTTCATTTGATGAACCTATAGAAATAAAAGAACATGTAGAAGGTCATTCAAAAACAGATCAGAATATAAAGGAAACCGAGTTGGCAGGAAAAGTGTGGATCAAAGATAATCAACTCTTTGTAAAAGATTCACTTGATCATTTTCCTATTGTCAGAATTTCCAATGGTGTAAAACTTTATAAAAATAACAAACTAGTCAAAGAGACTTCTACTGTCATTACCGAGAAGGAACAGGTGGAAATTCAATTAGATGAGCCTTCAAAGAAGGAAACGAAGTGGAAGGTTACCATTGAAAATAATGGTTTAGCAGCTGTACTAGAGGTTGTGCCTGGTTACGAAGTTACTCGAAAATTAAAAGACGTAGAGCCATCCGACCATATCGAACTAACAGTCGAAGAGTTAAAAGAAATTATTAATACACTAGAATATAAAGATATAATTGAAGAGCTAAATAATCTTCAAATTAATTATGGAATCGATCATAGCGAGATCATAAAGGCAACTACAGCAACGGAACGAAGTAAATTTGTAATTGCAAAAGGACGGAATATTCAGCCGGGGAGTAATGGCTGGAATGAATTAAAAGTTGAAATAAATCCAAGAAATGGCCTTGTTGAGGATAAATCAGGTAATGTTGATTTTAGAGAGACGAAATTAATTCCGATTGTTGAGAAAGGAAAAGTTCTTGCGATTATTCATCCACCTAGTCAGGGGATACCAGGAATTTCAGTTACAAATGCTGTACTTCCTGTAAAAGAGTGCTATCCGATTAAATTAGTTATTGGAAAAGGTGTTGTTGAACTAGATGGCAGACTGATAGCCTCTGAATCTGGTCGGCCAATTATTGAACAAAGAGGACAGCTAGTTAAAGCAATGATTGTTCCGAAACTAGTTCACCGGGAAAACGTGAATTTAGCCTCTGGTAATATTCGGTTTATTGGAGATATAGAAATTATTGGTGAAGTAGAAGATAACATGCAAATTGAAGCCGGTGGAGATATTTTTGTTCACAAATCAGTGAGTAAGTCTATCTTAACGACTTCAAACTCGATCGTAGTAAAAGGTAACGTTATTGGCTCTGAATTATCTGCAGGGAAAAACAATATGCTAATCGCAGAATTAGGACATTTGTTAGGTGTTATATATGGTCAATTAGAAATGATGATTGTTTCCATAAATCAATTAATCCATTCACCAGCTTTTAAATCAAATGATTTTAAAATTAATGGATTGCAACCTATTATTACGATTTTATTGGAGACAAGGTTCAAGAATTTTTTATCGTATATAAAAAAGTATCAAAAGGTAATTGAGGATGGCAAAAAGTACTTGGAGGACGAAAATTGGTTACAGGTAGCTAATGCCAACAAACAAATATTTCTAACACTTTCAAGTCAAGTTATTAATTTAGATCAGTTAATAAACTTGGCACAGAAAATGAAAGAATTACATGAGTTTAGTAAAATACCAGTAGAGCCAGATGCCTATATTACAATAACTGATGCGATTAATAGCAGTCTATACTGTAGCGGAGATATTAGTATTATTGGAAAAGGCTGTATAAATACAAGAGTACATGCAGGTGGTCAATTAAGAGTAACTGGTGCAGTACGTGGTGGGGTTGTCTATGGACGACATGGGGTAACCCTTTATGAAACAGGTTCGATGAGCGGTACTAAGACAGTTGTTTCTGTACCGCATGATCAAAGAATTCACATCACTAAAGCGTTAGAAGGTACAGTGCTCTTAATAGGTAACGTAAGGTATGTACTTACTAACGACAAAACGAACATCATTGCAAGCTTAAATCAACATGAACAAATTATTGTGAATGAATATTAA
- a CDS encoding STAS domain-containing protein, whose product MLKFMTLEKDNYLQVYLDGELDIEGTEIIKEELIPMLLKVKAVDVSLEKVPLIDSTGIGLLIDLVKTLRENQSEITISNVSEDIFEIFEIIQLPEILGEKVFV is encoded by the coding sequence ATGCTTAAATTTATGACATTAGAAAAAGATAACTACCTACAGGTTTATTTAGATGGAGAATTAGATATAGAGGGAACGGAAATTATTAAAGAAGAATTAATACCGATGCTGCTAAAGGTAAAAGCGGTAGATGTGAGTCTTGAAAAAGTACCTCTAATTGATTCTACCGGTATAGGTTTATTAATTGATCTCGTAAAGACTTTAAGAGAAAATCAATCAGAAATTACAATTTCAAATGTTAGTGAAGATATCTTTGAAATTTTTGAGATTATTCAACTTCCTGAAATACTAGGAGAAAAGGTATTTGTATAA
- a CDS encoding PadR family transcriptional regulator: MEDKVLRKLFLGFIHIHILHHASEHPIFGVWMVEELKEHGYNISSGTLYPILHSMESDGLLLKEERNVEGKIRKYYTTTEKGKAVLIEARKKAYELFKEIKE, encoded by the coding sequence TTGGAAGATAAAGTATTACGTAAGCTTTTTCTGGGATTTATTCATATCCATATATTACACCATGCAAGTGAACATCCGATTTTTGGTGTTTGGATGGTCGAGGAACTAAAGGAACATGGATATAATATAAGCTCTGGAACTCTTTACCCTATTCTTCATTCTATGGAATCAGATGGTCTTTTATTAAAAGAAGAAAGAAATGTTGAAGGGAAAATAAGAAAGTATTATACGACCACTGAAAAGGGGAAGGCTGTTCTAATCGAAGCAAGGAAGAAAGCTTATGAATTATTTAAAGAAATAAAAGAATAG
- a CDS encoding chromate transporter has translation MNNNGKKQGINSLLEILLVSTRLGLTSFGGPIAHLGYFHEEYIRRRKWMDEKSYADLVALCQFLPGPASSQVGIGIGVMRAGVLGGLVSFLGFTLPSVIALIVFALILQGFDVSDAGWIHGLKIVAVAVVAHAILGMAQKLTPDLKRKALALFALVTTLLWQTAFTQVGVILISAFIGYLLYKQHEENDGSRINFPISRRFAVGCLILFFGLLFLLPILREMTSLSWIAMFDSFYRSGSLVFGGGHVVLPLLEREFVPTGWLSEEAFLAGYGAAQAVPGPLFTFAAYLGAVMNGWQGGLIATVAIFLPAFLLVLGTLPFWDSLRSNPKIKGALMGVNAAVVGILISAFYQPIWTSSILAPIDFAFAAILFSMLVFWKLPPWIIVVVGALGGSLMALVS, from the coding sequence ATGAATAATAATGGTAAGAAACAAGGAATTAATTCTTTATTAGAGATCCTTTTAGTTTCTACTAGGCTTGGCTTAACCTCGTTTGGAGGGCCAATTGCACATCTTGGCTATTTCCATGAGGAATATATTAGAAGAAGAAAGTGGATGGATGAAAAAAGCTATGCAGATTTAGTTGCTTTATGTCAGTTTCTTCCTGGACCTGCTAGTAGTCAAGTTGGAATTGGGATTGGGGTTATGCGAGCTGGAGTCTTAGGCGGGCTGGTATCTTTTCTTGGTTTTACACTTCCGTCGGTCATTGCGTTGATTGTATTTGCTCTTATTCTTCAAGGTTTTGATGTGAGCGATGCTGGCTGGATACATGGTTTAAAAATAGTTGCTGTAGCAGTAGTGGCACATGCGATACTTGGAATGGCGCAAAAACTTACGCCTGATTTAAAAAGAAAGGCATTAGCTTTATTCGCATTAGTAACAACACTCTTATGGCAAACAGCGTTCACACAGGTCGGGGTAATATTGATTTCTGCTTTTATCGGTTATTTATTATATAAACAACACGAAGAGAATGATGGCTCAAGAATAAACTTTCCAATATCGCGCCGTTTCGCGGTGGGATGTTTAATCTTATTTTTTGGTTTATTATTTCTATTGCCTATTTTAAGGGAAATGACATCTTTAAGCTGGATCGCCATGTTTGATAGCTTTTATCGCTCAGGTTCGCTAGTGTTTGGCGGGGGGCATGTTGTATTACCATTGCTTGAACGTGAATTTGTACCAACAGGTTGGCTAAGCGAAGAAGCATTTTTAGCGGGTTATGGTGCCGCGCAGGCTGTTCCAGGTCCTTTATTTACGTTTGCTGCCTATTTAGGTGCAGTTATGAATGGCTGGCAGGGTGGATTAATTGCAACAGTGGCTATTTTTTTACCAGCATTCTTACTCGTTTTAGGAACATTGCCTTTTTGGGATTCTTTACGCAGTAATCCTAAAATAAAAGGAGCTTTAATGGGCGTAAATGCTGCAGTGGTTGGAATATTAATCTCTGCCTTTTACCAACCGATTTGGACCAGTTCAATTTTAGCACCTATTGATTTTGCCTTTGCTGCTATATTATTTAGTATGCTTGTGTTTTGGAAATTACCGCCTTGGATCATTGTGGTTGTAGGGGCATTAGGTGGCTCGCTTATGGCCTTAGTGTCATAA
- a CDS encoding Fur family transcriptional regulator has product MDINQANDILKDKGYKHTGKRELILELFNSTKNYLTAKDVFNYLVESYPGVSYDTVYRNLYILNDIGILESTELNGEKQFRFRCDTENHHHHFICSKCGTIKSIHTCPMNDITKELNGYQIDNHKFEIYGRCPDCIN; this is encoded by the coding sequence ATGGATATTAATCAAGCAAATGATATATTAAAAGATAAGGGTTATAAACATACTGGAAAGCGAGAGTTGATTTTAGAGTTATTTAACAGCACAAAAAACTATTTAACTGCAAAAGATGTCTTTAATTATCTAGTCGAATCATACCCTGGCGTTAGTTATGACACAGTTTATAGAAATTTATATATTTTAAATGATATTGGTATATTAGAATCTACAGAATTAAACGGCGAAAAGCAGTTTCGGTTTCGATGTGATACAGAAAATCATCATCACCATTTTATTTGTTCAAAATGCGGTACAATAAAGTCTATTCATACATGCCCCATGAACGACATTACTAAAGAGCTAAACGGCTATCAAATTGATAATCATAAGTTTGAAATTTATGGACGATGCCCGGACTGCATTAATTAA
- a CDS encoding permease yields MLIWIRAHLFDLTGIAAIGVLLYFLSFGKVIEINVGTVLPNSFKQLNTIFLSILIEAIPFVLIGVLIAGFIQIFITEEHIKRWIPKNKVMAITMSCVVGALFPACECGIVPIVRRLISKGVPIYAGIGFMLTGPLINPIVILSTYMAFGNDLNMASLRMGIGFLAALAIALIVSLFFKNNQLKPSVISSDVNSRLKNKQQPFFDKIEHMLRHSIDEFFDMSKYLILGAFVAAFVQTYVSTKSLLLLGDGFIASTIVMMGLAYFLSLCSEADAFIGASFRSVFSSSSILAFLIYGPMIDLKNTIMLLSVFKTKFVFILLTIITFTVFVLVSLVDVF; encoded by the coding sequence ATGTTAATATGGATCAGGGCACATTTATTTGATTTAACAGGTATAGCAGCGATAGGGGTATTGCTCTATTTTCTTTCGTTTGGAAAAGTTATAGAGATAAATGTAGGAACTGTGTTGCCTAACTCATTTAAGCAATTAAATACCATTTTTCTAAGTATATTAATAGAAGCAATACCCTTTGTACTAATTGGTGTTTTAATTGCAGGATTTATTCAAATCTTTATAACTGAAGAACATATAAAACGATGGATTCCTAAAAATAAAGTAATGGCAATTACAATGAGTTGTGTTGTCGGAGCATTATTTCCTGCTTGTGAGTGCGGAATCGTACCAATTGTACGAAGATTAATTTCAAAAGGAGTTCCGATATATGCAGGAATTGGATTTATGCTGACAGGCCCGCTTATCAACCCTATTGTAATTCTGTCAACATACATGGCGTTTGGTAATGATTTAAACATGGCTAGCTTAAGAATGGGGATAGGTTTTCTGGCTGCATTAGCAATTGCATTAATTGTCAGCTTATTTTTTAAAAACAATCAGTTAAAGCCCTCGGTGATTAGTTCTGATGTTAATTCTAGATTAAAAAACAAGCAACAACCCTTTTTCGATAAAATTGAACATATGCTTAGACATTCTATAGATGAATTTTTTGATATGTCTAAGTACCTAATACTGGGTGCTTTTGTAGCAGCTTTTGTACAAACTTATGTTTCTACTAAATCACTGTTATTATTAGGTGATGGTTTCATTGCTTCAACAATTGTGATGATGGGGCTAGCTTATTTCTTATCACTTTGTTCGGAAGCGGATGCGTTTATTGGCGCTTCATTTAGGAGTGTATTTTCATCATCATCTATTTTGGCATTCTTAATATATGGACCAATGATTGACTTGAAGAACACCATTATGTTATTAAGTGTCTTTAAAACTAAATTTGTTTTCATTTTATTAACAATAATTACATTCACTGTATTTGTGCTAGTTAGTTTAGTAGATGTCTTTTAG
- a CDS encoding TIGR03943 family putative permease subunit: MKFNPQHFLRAVILAAFTFLFIKLHITGDIYKYINPKYEDISKIAAAIFLFFFFIQLFRVWEVAKHDHHEHDACKLDCNHDHDHDHGYSVSFPKKLVSYSIIIFPLVTGFSLAPAVLDSSIAAKKGVMFQGNAISEGSSSSDVSNDNSLQDNSNIEIEEQLLELDEIPIINNNYMSQENFDEKMKSLSKQAVLKMEDSIFEPYYEKIGMEPQKYEGRKISLMGFVYKEEGLNPNQVVVSRFLVTHCIADASIIGFLTEFQQEVGDLEEDTWLELEGTLTMTTYNGLELPMIQAEKWTIIEQPEEPYVYPVLTRVVE; the protein is encoded by the coding sequence ATGAAGTTTAATCCACAACATTTTTTACGAGCAGTTATTTTAGCAGCTTTTACATTTTTATTTATAAAATTGCATATTACAGGTGATATTTATAAATACATTAATCCAAAATATGAGGATATAAGTAAGATTGCTGCGGCAATATTTCTTTTTTTCTTTTTTATTCAGCTCTTTCGAGTTTGGGAAGTTGCAAAGCATGATCATCATGAACATGATGCATGTAAGTTAGACTGTAATCATGACCATGACCACGATCATGGGTACTCAGTTTCTTTTCCGAAAAAGTTAGTAAGTTACTCAATTATTATTTTTCCATTAGTAACAGGATTCTCCTTGGCTCCGGCCGTATTAGATTCATCTATTGCTGCCAAAAAAGGGGTTATGTTTCAAGGAAACGCTATAAGTGAGGGTTCTAGTAGTAGTGATGTTAGTAACGATAATAGTTTACAAGATAATAGTAATATAGAAATTGAAGAACAGTTGCTCGAATTGGATGAAATACCGATAATCAATAATAATTATATGTCACAAGAAAATTTTGATGAAAAAATGAAAAGCTTATCAAAACAAGCGGTCCTAAAGATGGAAGATTCTATATTTGAACCCTATTATGAAAAAATAGGAATGGAACCGCAAAAATATGAAGGTAGAAAAATTAGTTTAATGGGATTTGTATATAAAGAAGAAGGTCTTAACCCTAATCAAGTGGTAGTATCAAGGTTTTTAGTAACTCATTGTATAGCAGATGCTAGTATTATCGGATTTTTAACAGAGTTTCAACAAGAGGTTGGAGATTTGGAAGAAGATACATGGCTTGAATTAGAAGGAACTTTAACGATGACAACTTATAATGGGTTAGAATTACCCATGATTCAAGCAGAAAAGTGGACGATTATTGAACAACCTGAAGAGCCATATGTATACCCTGTATTAACTAGGGTAGTGGAATAG
- a CDS encoding metal ABC transporter solute-binding protein, Zn/Mn family, with translation MLKSISFVFLLVFSLFISGCSGKADPSSTKEDISIATVNQENNKLIVYTTIYPLEYFTKRIGKEHVEVESIMPPGSDAHTYELTSKQMVTIAKADAFIFNGLGMESFAEKIDDALKSENVLIISATEGIETIEHIHEHNESDGHTENIEPSLDEGHTLNNGLNQDKKHVHEDKLHQEEDTNHHDEEDHDHGNPHHDEEVVKDEHSHEDIDPHVWLDPFRSIILAENIKNTLITLKPEQTAEFEKNFSSLKTDLENLDKDFHTLFDSKKNPEMIVAHAAYGYWEENYGLQQIAVTGLSPTNEPSQRQLEDIIQIANEKNLKYVLFEQNITPKVAEVIRSEINATPLRLHNLSTLTEEDIKNGEDYFSLMYKNLETLDKALN, from the coding sequence ATGTTAAAGTCTATTTCATTTGTATTTCTATTGGTATTTTCTTTGTTTATATCAGGATGTAGTGGTAAAGCAGACCCTTCTTCAACAAAAGAGGACATAAGTATTGCAACAGTAAACCAAGAAAACAACAAATTAATTGTCTATACTACCATTTATCCACTAGAGTATTTTACAAAAAGAATCGGTAAAGAACATGTAGAGGTTGAAAGCATTATGCCACCCGGTTCTGATGCGCATACATATGAACTAACATCAAAACAAATGGTAACGATCGCTAAAGCAGATGCCTTTATTTTTAATGGATTAGGAATGGAATCTTTTGCAGAGAAAATAGATGATGCACTGAAAAGTGAGAACGTATTGATTATTTCTGCAACTGAAGGAATTGAAACAATCGAACATATCCATGAACATAATGAAAGTGACGGACATACAGAGAATATTGAACCTTCTCTAGACGAAGGACATACTCTCAATAACGGACTTAATCAAGACAAAAAACACGTTCACGAGGACAAACTTCATCAAGAGGAAGATACCAATCACCATGACGAAGAGGATCATGATCACGGCAATCCACATCACGACGAAGAAGTTGTAAAAGATGAGCATTCTCATGAAGATATTGATCCACATGTCTGGTTAGATCCCTTTCGCTCTATAATACTAGCTGAAAATATTAAAAACACACTTATCACTTTAAAACCTGAACAGACAGCAGAATTTGAGAAAAACTTTTCTTCATTAAAGACAGATCTTGAAAATCTAGATAAAGATTTTCATACTTTATTTGATTCAAAGAAAAATCCTGAAATGATCGTAGCACACGCTGCATATGGTTACTGGGAAGAAAACTATGGACTGCAACAAATAGCCGTGACAGGCCTTTCACCTACAAATGAACCTTCTCAAAGACAACTAGAGGATATCATTCAGATTGCCAACGAAAAAAATCTCAAATACGTTTTATTTGAACAAAATATAACGCCAAAAGTAGCTGAAGTTATTCGTAGTGAAATTAATGCAACACCACTTCGATTACACAACCTTTCTACTTTGACAGAAGAAGATATTAAGAATGGAGAAGATTATTTTAGTTTAATGTATAAGAACCTTGAAACACTTGATAAAGCATTGAATTAA
- a CDS encoding YmaF family protein, with the protein MGIPVSGYMYHLDDSDPYHSHRLYITSWDGKPIHTHNFSGVTSYDVGHNHKYVGRTEPAASGVQHTHRYFTFTSIDDGHEHIIQGVTGPAIFLPNGGHIHEFNGMTTVDGQTPHYHRYSGKTNF; encoded by the coding sequence ATGGGCATTCCAGTTTCCGGTTACATGTATCATTTAGATGATTCTGATCCCTATCATTCTCATCGGCTTTATATAACTTCATGGGATGGTAAACCTATTCATACACACAATTTTTCAGGAGTTACTTCATATGATGTTGGTCACAATCATAAATATGTTGGAAGAACAGAACCTGCTGCTAGTGGTGTACAGCATACACACAGATACTTTACCTTTACTTCCATCGATGACGGTCATGAACATATCATACAAGGGGTAACGGGTCCAGCAATATTTCTCCCTAATGGCGGACATATTCACGAATTTAATGGAATGACGACTGTTGATGGTCAAACCCCTCATTACCATAGATATTCTGGAAAGACTAACTTCTAA
- a CDS encoding methyl-accepting chemotaxis protein: protein MGKVSKSNKKNKKEFNFLSNLKIGWKYGIALGLTLVLFCISGGFIYTQIGNALDDLDALERRGDRALQISEMASLFRSKDIRIANYITFKRDSDIKDFQQKEEEFYQLLDQIEPQMDTEEQKQLFNQIKQNDRLANDLFMKSIIPAISRNDETMTIAVRGTTEKLRIDTVNLLTKLNDITQNERKLAILQAKDSLKQSIMSLISTLLISLVLGTIIMILISRIVARNLHNVVQMSAEIANGNLKIEPLAYKGKDEIGTLVKSMNHMQKSLQDMVHGISTVSQEVSSHSEELTQTSKEVQLGSNQVASTMQELAGGAESQATSSGQLSELMSEFVQKIESASDNGEKISQSSQAVLDLTNHGSEQMQYSVEKMVRINDIVKMSVQKVLGLDEQTKEISKLVKVIQAIADQTNLLALNAAIEAARAGEHGKGFAVVADEVRKLAEQVSHSITDITGIVENIQLESNGVAAALQDGYKEVEEGSTQIQSTGETFNDIAASVTAMVGQIQEISQSLTLIAENSNEMNKSIEEVAAISEESAAGIEQTSASVQQTNASMEEIAGSADQLAQLAEQLNEQIRRFKV, encoded by the coding sequence ATGGGAAAAGTTAGTAAAAGTAACAAGAAAAATAAAAAAGAATTTAATTTCCTATCAAATTTGAAGATTGGGTGGAAATACGGTATTGCACTCGGATTAACACTAGTGTTGTTTTGTATTTCTGGGGGATTTATTTATACGCAAATAGGTAATGCGTTAGATGATCTCGATGCACTTGAAAGACGAGGAGATCGAGCTTTACAAATTTCAGAAATGGCCTCTCTTTTTAGATCAAAAGACATACGAATCGCCAATTATATTACCTTTAAAAGAGATAGTGATATAAAAGACTTCCAACAAAAAGAAGAGGAATTCTATCAGCTACTAGATCAAATAGAACCTCAAATGGATACAGAGGAACAGAAACAACTATTTAACCAAATTAAACAAAATGACAGGCTAGCGAATGATCTATTTATGAAATCGATTATCCCAGCAATTTCTAGAAATGATGAAACTATGACAATTGCAGTAAGAGGCACAACAGAGAAACTACGTATAGACACAGTTAATTTACTAACAAAACTTAATGATATTACCCAGAATGAACGCAAGCTAGCCATTCTACAAGCTAAGGATAGTCTAAAACAAAGTATCATGTCTTTAATTAGTACTCTATTAATTTCACTTGTTTTAGGAACTATTATCATGATTCTTATTAGCCGAATTGTAGCTAGAAACCTACACAATGTTGTCCAAATGTCAGCGGAAATAGCAAATGGAAATCTAAAAATTGAACCGCTTGCATATAAAGGTAAAGATGAAATTGGTACATTAGTTAAATCGATGAACCATATGCAAAAAAGCCTTCAAGACATGGTCCATGGAATATCAACAGTTTCTCAAGAAGTAAGCAGTCATAGCGAAGAGTTAACGCAAACGTCAAAAGAAGTGCAATTAGGAAGTAATCAAGTTGCATCAACCATGCAAGAACTTGCAGGTGGTGCGGAATCGCAAGCAACTAGTTCCGGACAACTGTCTGAGTTAATGTCTGAGTTTGTCCAAAAAATCGAATCTGCCTCAGACAATGGGGAAAAAATATCCCAATCATCGCAGGCTGTTTTAGATCTTACTAATCATGGAAGCGAGCAGATGCAATACTCTGTTGAGAAAATGGTAAGAATTAATGATATTGTAAAAATGTCTGTTCAAAAAGTGTTGGGGTTGGATGAGCAAACAAAAGAAATCTCTAAACTTGTAAAAGTAATCCAAGCCATAGCTGATCAAACTAATTTACTTGCATTAAATGCAGCAATTGAAGCGGCTAGAGCCGGCGAACATGGAAAAGGCTTTGCTGTCGTTGCAGATGAAGTTAGAAAGCTTGCAGAACAAGTATCTCATTCAATTACAGACATAACTGGCATTGTTGAAAATATACAATTAGAATCGAATGGAGTGGCCGCAGCTCTTCAAGACGGTTATAAGGAAGTAGAAGAAGGCTCAACCCAAATTCAATCAACCGGTGAGACATTCAATGATATAGCTGCATCTGTAACTGCGATGGTAGGACAAATTCAGGAGATTTCACAAAGTTTAACTTTGATTGCTGAAAATAGTAATGAAATGAATAAGTCCATTGAAGAAGTCGCAGCTATTTCAGAAGAGTCTGCTGCGGGAATCGAGCAAACTTCTGCATCAGTTCAGCAAACCAACGCATCAATGGAGGAAATTGCAGGTAGCGCTGATCAATTAGCTCAATTAGCAGAACAGCTAAACGAACAAATTAGAAGATTTAAGGTTTGA